One Engraulis encrasicolus isolate BLACKSEA-1 chromosome 4, IST_EnEncr_1.0, whole genome shotgun sequence genomic window, tgccaaagacttgatatcaagtcaattgtgttttttttatggaGGATGGGGCCTAACacattgatctggtatgtttgttgttcacatggacaaataactcaattttttatggctcttgaaaaatcactcaaccgttaaaaaaagcctggcaaccccccggtctgaatttgaaaatggctggcactcaatgagttacagtaaaggtgcactgtgtaggatggttgtCAGAGTaagtattgtaactatgctgctcattgaaactgtgctgtctactgccaaatttgatcttttcatgaatatttactatataataaactaatatttactagtatgagaccatcccccttttcatgtatgaaaagcgcaattttcccagtcataatgaatacttaaaatttgatgatggtggtcagtattcatgaaaaaagataacatttgtgaatgggcagcatgacttctggaaataaattactacaaatattacccagtgcacctttaatgtcgaAGAAGAATCATTGTTTGACTTCTGCCTGTCTGTACTCGTTCTTCCCTTTCCTATTAACACAAGTTTTAACTGAAAAGTAACTGAACGGACCAAATGGCAAGTCTTTTTTTGTATATGGTTTATTCATAAATATCCCCAGAGGAAACCTTACAATGTTTAAATAGCATGTGAACAAAATGTTATACATTAACATTAGTTGCCATTATCACATAACAAATGGTATTTTCAGTGTCTTTCCCATCAAAGAGATATGGTAAGTGTGCATACTCATTTAtgatttgaagagtttatttgcaaaacgctgtatccaccatttttgacttttgcattttattactgaAAATGACTATTCAGAGGTCCtaccacctatgtgtgaattctgccattcaaatatttttatAACATACTTTTCAACCTACTAtatatcccgcacactgtccattccaccaacaaactttaatacaacgttgaCCGAAACTTTGtatggtggaatggacagtatgcaggatttctttgctcttgactgacaaccccgctgggataacatcctacgcacctgcccaactacagaggtgtgcaaaagcgtctttgttgaacaacCTActatatataaaatgcattttgcaatgcaatgcaatagaatgcccactacaaaaatgtcaatttcccaacattctacaaaatggagatacaccgttttgcaaataaactcttcatttgcACATTTAGTCCACAGTATGGACATAACCAAGTGTTTGGTACATAATCACTTATGTTTCCCTCAATTTTAACACTTCACTTCTAAAAAAACTCAAGTATCAGTTATAGTATTATTTGTGTGCGCTGGGCCACAAGTAGAGGTCATTTCTTTCATTCATCTACAGGGTTGGTGGAAATAGAGAATACTTCCAACATGTGTTAATCCATTGGTTTTCCAAGTACGCATCACAGAAAATGTGCGGTGAAACGCCACATAAAGTTAGAGGTTGGACGGCCACATCACTGAATTTTGTGCGTGCTTAACTTTCATCCATAACATCATCCAGAACTGCAAATTGGTTTAAGGTCTTATCACCTGTAACACCCATTACACAGAACACTGGCCTTAtaggacacacatacaccagcaccaaaaacacaaacagatgAGTATGTttgctgagtgtatgtgtgtgcttgtatgtgtgtctcaGACACACAGTGCCATCAGACATCTCATGTTTTAGCTCAGTGGCAGACGTGACAAAAACCTGGTTCAGAAGTAAAAGCCCTGCCACAGTTCCCTCCAACACGTAAGTAATTCGTTGACGTGTCTTGAGCACTCATTTACAATCAGCAGACTCAGAGCCAAttgaatcaaatttgtggcagtgcTTTCAACGTCCTGAACTCAGGGTTGGCTACAGTCCATGTGATCGGGCCAGTACTGGTCGGACATGTATTTGCTGAGGGCCGCCTCTGGGTTGGGGGCGGGGGtcggggaggggaaggggaatggTTGAGGCTGGGGGTCCTTGCTGTCAGCCTCGGCACACAGCTGCTCCCACCTCTGCTCCACCAGCTTGTAGAGGTCCAGAGCAGCCTGGGCGTCCTCCACCGAGCAGTGGCCAGCCTTTCCAACCTGACAGACACATAAGAGGAGACATAAGGCACAAGTCTTACTTACTGATCTGACAATACAATTAAACAGATCAGaggttcatttttttaaaagtgtttttaGAGCTTTTTATGTCTTCATTTGatagtgacagtgaagagatgacaggaaatggtagagactagagagagacACATGATGGGAGGATCCGAAAATGGTCTCGGGTGGAAATAGAACCTGGGTCCCCAGTGTAACCGCCATTTGAGCCACGCCGAAGCCAGGTCTTGATTTTTAACCCTCTGCCCAATACGTTTGTTCGGATGGGAAAAAAGTAAAATGTTTCATCTTGTAACCTTTACAGACTACTGTAACATGCGATTACCTGGCTTTAGCTTTGATGCAAAAACCTTACGACCAGTTAAAAGAATTTGGGATACCGGTGTTCAACATGCAACACTGAAAGAAAGCAGGACCTAGAGAAGGACACATCATCACAAATTCTGACACTTGGCTACTGTGTGCCCAAGTACAAATCTTGACGTTCAAATGACGAAAGCCAACATTCAGTGTCCCTTTATCAGAGCATCACTGAGAGGCATACGACCACAAAAAAGGCAAACTACACATGATTAAACACCAAcaggtgggtgggaggagtgaataTGACAAGTGCTCTCCACACTCAAGTAGCTGACTGCACAGGATAACCTCGGGTTACAGTACACGAGGcaccctgaacatggtacagtTAACACGCACTGCTCTCCTGGGGCGCCTGCCTGTTGGGCCGCCCAGTGCAACCGTACAGTTGTGTGAAAacataatttgtttgtttgtatgatgctgtgtcacaatgaccataATTAACTACATAGGCTTGATACCTGAATATGTCTACTGAGCAGTCTTTGGGATAGCGACTTCAGTGAGCACCCATGTGTAGAACCTTCGCCAACCAACAGCTTGAGGGCTCGTGATGACGAGGTGTCCCGGATCAGGTGGCGAGGATGAGAGAACTGCAAGGCCTTAAAGTCATTGTGAAGGGCATGGCCAATCACCACCTTGTCTTTCAGGACTGCAGCAATCTAAAAACGCAACaaggaaaacaaaacagacaaagtGTTAATGATGAAGATGTAAAATGAAGATAACACATTGCCACACTTTTAATATTCATCTCGGCAACTGCCTACACACAACCATTTAttgttgctctcactctctctccacacatagaCACTGAGTgagttttaatatgcgaccttgcctcctccacttgcctcctccaccacttgcttctcgtcatgatgacatcactgacaacagcattatatttcaatatcttgcaaaagctcaattgtaaagtctttttctcatttgcaattgggatggtgaatgaaaaacagtccctcaaaagttgttgtggcgaggctgacagctggtaaactttatcgttttctccacggaggaggggccaggaggcgggacgaggagacaagcgcaagtggaggaggcaaggtcgcgtattaagacgcactctgagATACACACACCTGACTCCGGGCCTTTTTGAAAGGAACAGCATGGTTCAGGTGCTCCTTCCTAATGCCACTCCACTGCGTGCGGTAGTTAGTGACGGGTCGCTCCGGTCGGATGTACTGATCATACAGTACTTCACCATCATAGTTCAAAACACTACACCGTGCCAGCTCGCTGCGCCGACCCCCGGGGCCAGTGCCCACCATCTCACAGTCAACGGCCACAACTCTGGCGGAGCAGCCGGCAGCGACGCAGGGCGAGCAGCGGCCGCTGTTGGGTGGGCTCGCCTCCGAGGAGAAGCCACTGTCCACCTCCCAGTGCTCGCCCACGGATGGAACTCTCGACGTGGACCGGAGGTTGACAGACGTGTCAACATCTTCTTGGGTCCCAAGTCGTTCACGTTTCTTTTGTGAGCCATTCGCTTCGATTCCTTCGCCTGGCTCTTCCTTGGCCTTCCGCTTTCTGGTCTTCTTTTTCAGCTTATTGCTGACAGAAAAGGTAGCGCTACATCTGTATATCCGGGGCTGTTCGTTCAGTAGGTCCCAGGAGAAAAGCACAGATCCCCCTCCGAACGATATTTCTGAGGTTGACACATCCATCGTCTTGGTCAACAGGTTACATCTGTGGAATGACCAGAGAGACAGTTAATGATACATGTATTCACTGCTCAATATTGGCACCTGCCGACCGGCCAACAAATGGCCAGTAACAATTATAATCTCGCTAGACACTTTGGCAGGTAACTCATTCTTGCTGTCATATGTATCTCAATAGCAGCATATGTCCTGTTTTTGCACCATGTGTTATATTTAGGTTTAAGAAAGATCATGCAGACTCTATTTgtctaatatactgtatgtagcttCATCGAACACACTACGTTCATAGAGCTTCGATGCATCATGACAAAAAACATGTATAAAAACATTGCCAACAAAACTGTGCCCAGTGACTCTGAAAAACCAGTAGCCACTGTAGCCGGTGATCAGAAAGTGAGCAAGAAGTTAACAGTTAAGCCTTATGTTATATTTGTTTCTCACTCACGTGCAAATGTAGGTTTGGCTTTGAAATTGGTGGGGAAATTATTATGGCAAATTGACCAGGTTAGCTTGTTTCTTTTGTTGCTTTACATTGGTCAAAAAGTGGTGGGGATAAGCTTGGTTCGTCTCAAAAGTGCTATGGACATGTACCCCACCATCCaaacctaaaattacacccatgctcACGTGTATACTTTGATCTTGTACCACAGTCAACACCGACTGTCACGCGTCAGCTGGCGAGCTATTGTGAAACTGACAGCCCTCTGAATTCCACAACACATTATTTGACAGATTTATCAGTACACTGAGGTTGTAATATTAAACGTTATATCGATTATTCCTCTTCTAAACGTGACGTCGTAGGCACAAAGGCCATTTACGATAACGTGCGAGTGGCCTACCGATAACTTGGGCCTGTATTTGTGAATGCTAGCAGCTAACTGATATTTGCTAACGTTTGGAAAGTGACAGTGGTT contains:
- the isg20 gene encoding apoptosis-enhancing nuclease, which translates into the protein MDVSTSEISFGGGSVLFSWDLLNEQPRIYRCSATFSVSNKLKKKTRKRKAKEEPGEGIEANGSQKKRERLGTQEDVDTSVNLRSTSRVPSVGEHWEVDSGFSSEASPPNSGRCSPCVAAGCSARVVAVDCEMVGTGPGGRRSELARCSVLNYDGEVLYDQYIRPERPVTNYRTQWSGIRKEHLNHAVPFKKARSQIAAVLKDKVVIGHALHNDFKALQFSHPRHLIRDTSSSRALKLLVGEGSTHGCSLKSLSQRLLSRHIQVGKAGHCSVEDAQAALDLYKLVEQRWEQLCAEADSKDPQPQPFPFPSPTPAPNPEAALSKYMSDQYWPDHMDCSQP